Below is a window of Pyrobaculum aerophilum str. IM2 DNA.
TGCGTTTTTCTCCCTCTTCAGCCTTAACACCTCTTCCTTGAGCATGGCGGATTAATACGGCGCTCATAAATCTTTTATCTATGTCAAAAATTCTTACTAGATGCCCGGAATGTGAAGCTAATTGTGAAGAATATACATAAATAATTAGTCAAACAGTATAGATCTTCCGCCGGGGATCCGTCGGGTCTAACATGGCCTTTACAAGCCCCATTTCTCTAAGCCTTTTCAGCGCATTCCGCACGGTCCTTTGCGACAGTTTCGTCACGGCTGAGATCTCCGCCACAGTTAAGGGGCCCCGCTCGGCTAGGACTTTTCTAATGAGCTGGGCGCTGGCGGGCATTTTAGCTCCGCTTGGAATCGCCCTTTCTCTTACGAGCAATTTGGCCCTTCCCCATGCGCGTATTGTCACGCTACCCCCGGCGTCAATTTCTACAACGCCATCTCCAATGGCGACAGGGCGGGCTCTGCTTTTAATATCTCTTATCTCCACTACCGACTCCTGGGGAATTACGTAGGGCTTTCTGCCCATGGCCGAGTTCACCGGGACTATTACAATTACTCTCGACCGCACATCCACTATGGGCCCGCCGGCCGATAAGGCGTAGGCAGTGGAGCCCAGCGGAGTGGCTATTAATACGCCGTCGCTTAAATCGTTAAATAAAAAAGTCCCGTCGACATAAAGGGAGTATTTTAAAAACGTCGCCGATTTTTCGGGAAATATGGCTATTTCGTTAACCCCCACCACGTGGCCGTGAGGAGATTCAGCCCTTAGCCTTGGTATTTCCACCGCTCTACACTTAATGCTTGTCAAACTCGGCAATTCGCGGAGATCTAGTGCAGCCAGTTTAACGTCGAGCCCCGGCGGGGAGATTCCGACGACGACTTTGTCAGACTCCCGCAGTGCTCTT
It encodes the following:
- a CDS encoding ArsR family transcriptional regulator; translation: MCFNEVSTDSPVLMEWLEKYGIPVREDAEVFAVYGRDRDILRALRESDKVVVGISPPGLDVKLAALDLRELPSLTSIKCRAVEIPRLRAESPHGHVVGVNEIAIFPEKSATFLKYSLYVDGTFLFNDLSDGVLIATPLGSTAYALSAGGPIVDVRSRVIVIVPVNSAMGRKPYVIPQESVVEIRDIKSRARPVAIGDGVVEIDAGGSVTIRAWGRAKLLVRERAIPSGAKMPASAQLIRKVLAERGPLTVAEISAVTKLSQRTVRNALKRLREMGLVKAMLDPTDPRRKIYTV